In Isoptericola variabilis 225, the genomic window GCCGAGATCGGCGCGCCGAGCACGTAGACGGGTGCGTCGAGGCAGAGCAGGGCGTTGCCCGTGCACTCGGCCGTGCCGGTCACCTGCACGCTGCCGCCGAACAGGTCGCCGAGCGTCGTCTCGCCCGAGGCGCCGAACGTGCCCGTGAGGCCGACGGCCCCGGTGACCGGGTCGCCGTCGGCGCCGAGCGACGCCTGCAGACCAGCCACCGAGACGTCGAACGTGCCGGTGAGCGCTGCGGAGGCCGACGCGGTCACGCTCGGGTCGACGAGCCGGAGCGCCTCGACGCTCGCCGTCCAGTCGCCGTACGCGCCGCCGAGCGGCACCGCGACGCCGGCGTCGACGTCGACGGCGGCGTCGAGCGTGACCTCGGCGTCGGCGCCCGCGCTCACGAGCGGGACGTCGCCGAGGCGGTAGGACAGCGGGACGGAGCGCTCGTACGCGCGGTGGAAGTCGACGTCGAGCACGAGCGCGGGCTCGCCGTCGACCGTGCCCACCCGCACGGGCAGGTCGGTGCCGAGCGTGGTCTCGACGCGGGCGACCGCGGCCTGCAGGGTCGTGGGCGGGTCGAGGACGAACGAGTCGACGACCTCGCCGATCTTCGTGGACGTCGCGAGCGCGTCGCCGTCGCTGCCGAGCACGTCGGCGAGGCTCACGCCGACGACGGGCAGCTTGGCCTTCGCGGCGTCGCCCATGAGGCTCGTCGCGCGCAGGCCGGCGTCGAACAGCGTGAGGATGTCGGCGAGCCGCCCGAGCAGCGCCCGCGGCTCGCTCACGTCGACGTCGAGCCGCAGCAGGTCGACGAGGCTGCCGCCGAACGTGGGCGTGCAGCCGGCGGGCAGCGTGGCGACGTCGCACGGCCCGACCGAGAAGGTCGCGGGCTCGGCGAGGATGTCGTCGAGGCCGGGCACCGTGATGGTGCCGTTCGTGACCGACACGGCCACGTTGAGGTCGAGGTCGACCGCCGAGGCCGCGTCGGTGCGCAGGTCCTCGAACAGGTCGCCCAGCGGGCGGTACTCGGTGCCACCCACGGTCAGCGAGAGCATCGGCTGGCCGCCGTCGGCGGGACCGACGACGATCTGGCCGCCGACGGAGACCTCGACGAACCCGACCTGACCGCCCGCGGCGATCGGCGTGGTGATCGGGAAGTCGGCCGTCGCCGTCGCGGAGCGGAACAGCATGCGGTCGACGCCGATCGGCGTCTCGTCGTAGTACACGGGGTTGCCGTCGGGCGTGGTGCCCTGGAGCGGCGGGTCGTGCAGCGTCGGCGCCTGCAGGTCGAGCGCGAGGAGCACCTCGACGTCGTAGCCGCGGTCCGCGGTGGCCGGCGGGTTCGTGGTCGCGTCGCCGGGCGTCGGCTCGGGCGCCTTGACGTTGGCGACCTTGCGGCCGCCGTCGCCGGACAGCAGGTTGCCCAGCTCGACGAGGCCGGTCTTGACGTCCGAGCCCTCGAGCCCGGGCGTGGGCACGTAGAGCGGGTCGGCGCCGTCCTGCTCGCGCTCGAGCCGCAGCGTGAACGGCAGGCGGTGGTTCGCGGCGTCGTACCCGCCCACCTGGACCGCGATGCCGGGTGCGGCGTCGAGCATCGAGAACAGCTCCTGGACACTGGTCCACTGCGGCTGGCCCGAGGTCGGGTCGATCGCGCCGGTGAGGAACGTCGTCAGGTTCTCCGAGAGCACGACGGCGTCGGCGACGGTGCCGCGCATGAAGGGCAGGTCGGCGTTCTCGGACGTCCGCTGGAGCGCCGCGAGCGCCGACTTCACGAGCACGAGGCCCTCGGCGGTATCGCGGATCGACATGTTCAGGTAGTCGCCGATCGCGTCGAAGCCCGTCGGCGTGACGGTGAGGGTCGCGGCGTCGGTGAGGTCGGGCCAGTCGAACGCGACGCTGGCGGAGATCGGGGGCGAGATGACGGCGCCGGTCGAGGTGACCGCGAGCGTGCCGGACGCGGCGGCCGAGGCGACGCCGACGGTGCTGAGCCCGATCGCGGAGCCCTCGGCGGACAGCTCGCCGTCGTCGGGCACCCCGCCCGGGTCGTCGAACGCGAGCCGGCCGTTGCCGTCCGGGTCGGACACCGTGCCGGTGTACGCGGCGTGGAGCTCGACGTCGGAGCTGGTGATCTGCGCACCGAGCAGGCCGACCGAGGCCGCGAGCGGGCCGTCGTCCGGGAGGACGAGGTCGACCGACGCCGTGACGGCGGGCGCGTCGGGGCCGGAGGCGACGACGTAGCGCACCGTGCCGCCGTCGGTCTCCTCGCTCGCGACCGTGAACTCGACCGCCGCCGCGACGGTGACCGTCACCTCGTCGTCGGCGGAGGTCAGCGGGAAGCCGGGCTCGAGCGAGAGGAACGTGGCGACGTCCTCGGTGACCGCGAGACGGTACCGGCCGTCGGAGACCTCGTCGAGGTCCCCCGCCATCGAGGGAACGGCCCCGGCCAGCAGGTCGCCCGGCGAGACGCCGACGACGGGCAGGGGCGCCTGCAGCGTCTCGTGCTCGGCGAGGCCGCGCGCCCAGGCCGCGACCTGCTCGGCGAAGAGGTCGTCCTCGTCCGCGACCGCCGGTGGTGCCACGAGGACGGTCGCGACGACCGCCCCCGACGTGAGGATCCCGACGACGGCCGACCCGCGCTTCGCACGCATGGCTCTCTCCCCTGCCCCGGCACACCCCCGTGCCGGTGTCGCTCTGGCGTCCCAACCGCCCGGCTCCGGGCGGCATGTGACGGGCGTCCCAGCGGGGCGTCCGCAGTGGAGGGAGGACCGTGGTGCCTGTCCCGTACGTCGTCGTCCGGACCCCCTCGGCAGCGCTTTCCTCCGGCAGTGTGCGCTCACCTGCGACGACGGCACGAGGGCTGCGGACCCATTTCACCCGCGATCGTGACGCCAGGACCGCGATTTCACCCGCCGTGTCAGAAGGGCGGTGGGCCAGGGCCCACCAGGTTTCTGACACCGGGACGTCGTAGGCTCGTCGCGTGCAACCCGTCGCCCGGCCGCTCGCGCCGACCTACCAGGAGCGCCGGTGGGAGCTCCCGCCGGACGCCGTGGTGCACCACGGCACGGTGGACGACGCCGTGCGCGTGCTCGCGGGGCGCACGATCACCGCGCTCACGGGCGCCGGCGTCTCGACCGACTCGGGGATCCCCGACTACCGGGGGCCGGACTCGCCGCCGCGCAACCCCATGACGTACGAGCAGTTCGTCTCCGACGAGGACTTCCGCCGGCACTACTGGGCCCGCAACCACGTCGGCTGGCAGCACGTGCGGCGCACGCACCCCAACGCCGGGCACCGCGCGCTCGCGCGGCTCGAGGAGCGCGGCGTCGTGCACGGCGTCATCACGCAGAACGTCGACCTGCTCCACGAGGAGGCCGGCTCGCGCAACGTCATCGACCTGCACGGCCGCTACGACCGCGTGGTGTGCCTGCAGTGCGGGCGCGTGATCTCGCGCGCGCACCTCGCCGAGCGGCTCGACGCGCTCAACCCCGGCTTCCTCAAGTCGGTGCTCCAGGGCGGCACGACGGTCGCGGACGTCGAGATCGCGCCCGACGCCGACGCCGTCGTCGAGCAGACCTCGCACTTCCGGCCCGCGCCCTGCGAGTTCTGCGGCGGGGTGCTCAAGCCCGAGATCGTCTACTTCGGCGAGAACGTGCCGCGCGAACGGGTCGAGCGCGCGTACGCGATGGTCGACGCCGCCGACGCGTTGCTCGTCGCCGGCTCCTCGCTCACCGTGATGAGCGGGCTGCGGTTCGTGCGGCACGCCGCGAAGCGCGAGAAGCCGATCGTCATCGTCAACCGCGGCGAGACGCGCGGCGACCCGCTCGCGACCGTCAAGGTCGACGCGGGCGTGACCGAGACCCTGACCGAGCTCGTCGAGCGGCTCTGAGGGAGGCGGCGTGCTCGACGCGGTGGTGGTGGGCTCCGGGCCGAACGGCCTGGCGGCGGCGGTGACGCTCGCCCGCTCCGGGCTGGGCGTCACGGTGCTCGAGGCCGAGGACACCGTGGGCGGCGGCGCCCGCACGCTGCCGCTCGGGCTCGCGGACGGCGTCGTGCACGACGTCTGCTCGGCCGTGCACCCCATGGCGTGGGCGTCGCCGTTCTTCCGCGCGTTCGACCTGCCCGCGCACGGCGTCGAGCTGCTCACGCCCGAGGTCTCGTACGCGCAGCCGCTCGACGGCGGGCGCTCCGCCGTCGCGTACCGCTTGCTCGACGCGACCGCCGAGCGCCTGGGGCCCGACGGCGCCGCGTGGCGCGCGCTCCTCGGCCCGCTCGCGCGCGAGTGGGAGGCGGTCGCGGCCGTGGCGCTCGGCGACAAGCGGTCCGTGCCGCCCGGGCTCGGGCGGGTCGGCGCGCTGGCGGCCGTGGCCCGGTACGGGCTCGCGCTGCTCGAGCAGGGCACGCGCGCCTGGGGCGTGCGGTTCGACGGCGACGAGGCACCCGCGCTGCTCACCGGCGTCGCGGCGCACACCATCACGCGGCTGCCGTCGCTCGCCGGCGCGGGCACCGCGCTGCTGCTGGGTGCGCTCGCGCACGCCTCCCCCGTGTCAGAAAGGCAGTGGGCTGGAGCCCACCAGGCTTCTGACACCAAGCGGGTGCCCGGCGAAGTGTCAGAAAGGCAGTGGGCTGGAGCCCACCAGCTTTCTGACACGGGGTTCGACGGCGGGTGGCCGCTCCCGCGCGGCGGCTCGGGCGCGATCGTGGCGGCGCTCGTCGCCGACCTCGAGGCGCACGGGGGCACCGTGGTGACCGGGCACCGCGTGCGCTCGCGCGCCGACCTGCCCGCCGCGCGCGCCTACCTCTTCGACACGACGCCGCGCACGCTCGTCGACGTCCTCGGCGACGACCTCACGCCCGCGCTGCGCAGCGCGCTCACGTGGTTCCGGCACGGCGACGCCGCGGCGAAGGTCGACTTCGTGCTGTCGGGGCCCGTGCCGTGGGCCGACCCGGAGGTGGGCCGCGCGGGCACGGTGCACGTCGGCGGGACGCGCGCGGACCTCGCCCGCGCCGAGTCCGACGTCGCGGCCGGGCGCCACCCCGAGCGGCCCGTGTGCCTCGTGAGCGACCCGACCGTCGTCGACCCCTCGCGCGAGCACGGCGGGCTGCGGCCCCTGTGGACGTACGCGCACGTGCCGGCGGGCTCGGACGTCGACATGACCGAGGCGGTGACCGCGCAGGTCGAGCGGTTCGCACCCGGCTTCCGCGACGTCGTCGTCACCTCGCGGTGCACCCCCGCGGCCCGGCTCGCCGAGCACGACGCGAACTACGTCGGCGGCGACATCGCCGCGGGCGCCGTGTCGATGTGGCAGATGATCGCGCGGCCGACGGCGCGGCCCGACCCCTACGCGGCGGGCGGCGGCGCCTACCTGTGCTCGTCGTCGACCCCGCCCGGGCCCGGCGTCCACGGGATGGGCGGCTGGCACGCGGCGCGGCGGGCGCTGCGCGACGTCTTCGGCGTCCGGGTCACGCCCCTGTGAGCGGCGTGCCCGTCCCCAGCCACACGGTGCGGCGCGTGCGCAGGTCGGTGACCCCGCCCCGCCCGGACGGCGACGTCGTCACGACCCGCCCGCCCGGCCGCAGCAGCGTGTCGGTGTAGCGCGTCGCACGAGGTCCGCGGTGGTCGCGGCAGCAGCCCGCGACCTGCTCCCCGGGTGCGCGCGGCGCGTCGAGCGGCCCGGCCGGCGCGCCACGGCGGCGTCGAGGATGGAGGCGAGCCAGCGCCGGTCCGGGTCCTCGCGCTGCTCCGCCGTGAGCGTCGGCCCGCCGGCCCGGTAGTGCACGACGGCGGCACGCGCGGCCGCGCCGATCTCTCGCGGCTCGGGCTCGATCGCCGCGAGCAGGCCTGCGTGGGCGCCCGGGTCGGAGTACGCCGAGTGCCGGGCGTACTCGTCGTGCGTGGGAGCCGTCGCGGCGGCCGGCGCCGCGGCGACCGGGCCGAGACCTGGAGCGTCCATGCCGTGATGACCTCCGTCGTCGGGCGAACTCATCGCCACCTCACCCGGGACGGGGTCAGCGCCGGGACTCGAAGAAGTCGCGCAGCACCGCGCCGCACTCCTCCTCGCGGACGCCGCCGACCACCTCGACCTCGTGGTTGGCCCGCTGGTCGCGCACGAGGTCCCACACGGAACCGGTCGCGCCGGCCTTGGGGTCCCAGGCGCCGAGCACGAGCCGCCGCGCGCGCGCCGCCACCAGCGCGCCCGCGCACATGACGCACGGCTCGAGCGTGACGACGAGCGTGCACCCCTCGAGCCGCCACTCCCCGCGCGTCGCGGCCGCCTGCCGCAGCGCGAGCACCTCGGCGTGCGCGGTCGGGTCGCCGGTCTCCTCGCGCCGGTTGCGGCCCAGGCCGAGCAGCCGCCCGTCGTCGTCGACCACCAGCGCGCCGACGGGCACGTCACCGGTGGCGAGCGCGTGCGTCGCCTCGTGGAGCGCGATGCCCATGAGCTGCTCCCACACGGTGCGGCGCTGGCTCACGGTGCGGGGCGGGAACGTCCCCGGGGCCCAGGGCAGGGCCAGCCCGCGGGCCTCGGCGTCCGACGTCACACCCCCAGGCTAACCGCGGGCAGGCCCGCCGCACCGTCGCCCCGGTACGGTGGGGCCATGCGCCTGCACGTCGCCGACCACCCCCTGGTGGCCCACAAGCTCAGCGTCCTGCGGGACGAGACCACGCCGTCCGCCACGTTCCGCCTGCTGGTCGACGAGCTCGTGACCCTGCTCGCCTACGAGGCGACGCGCCACGTGCGGGTCGAGCCCAAGGAGATCCGCACGCCCGTCACGTGGACGACGGGCGTGACGCTGAGCGACCCGAGCCCGATCGTCATCCCGATCCTGCGCGCCGGCCTCGGCATGCTCGACGGCATGACGCGCCTGCTCCCGACGGCGGGGGTCGGCTTCCTGGGCCTGCAGCGCGACGAGACCACGTACGAGGCGGTCACGTACGCGAACCGCCTGCCGGACGACCTCACCGACCGCCAGGTCTTCCTCCTCGACCCCATGCTCGCGACGGGCGGCACGCTCGTCGCGGCGATCGACTACGTGCTGCAGCGCGGCGCGCGGGACGTGACCTGCGTGTGCCTGCTCGCCGCACCCGAGGGCCTGCAGGTCGTGCAGGAGGCCGTCGGCGACCGCGTCGACGTGCAGGTGGTCGTCGCCGCCGTGGACGAGCGGCTCAACGACAAGAAGTACATCGTCCCGGGGCTCGGCGACGCGGGCGACCGCCTCTACGGCATCGTCTGAGCCCTATCGGCTGAGCGCCCTCAGCGGTGCTCGCAGGACGACACCCGCTCCCAGTGCCCGCGCGGCGTGCCCGCGGCCGTGGACGACGCGCGCGGCGACTCCGCCGCCCTGCCCTGGGCCTTGCCGGAGCCGGCGCCCTGACCCTTGCCCGCGGCCGAGCCCGAGCCGGGGTTGGCCGAGCCCGAGCGCGAGGCGCCCGAGGCCACGAACCGGTAGTTGTCGCCGCGGTAGGACGCGATCTCGCCGGGCTCGCCCGCACCTCGGCGCAGCGGCGGCGCGCACCATCCGCCGGTCCCCGTGAAGCGCTCGACGGTGAGGTCCTGCTGGCGGCCGGCCGCCGTCGCGCGGAACGTCGCGCCGTGCCGCCCCTGGACCGCGCCGGCGTCGACCGTCCGGACCTGACCCGCGGGGACCTCGACCGTCCGGTCGACGCCCGGGCCGACGACGGCGAACTCGACCGCCACGTTGGACCGCGAGTTGTCGAGCACGAGGTCGACCTCGCGCGTCGAGGTCCGGTTCCCGCCGGCGCCGGTCGCGACGGACACCTGACCGACGGCGAGGCGCGCCTCGGGCTCGGTGCGCACGCACGACGTCGCGCCGTGCCGTAGCTCGCGCTCCGCCGTGAGCGTCCGGCCCTCGTGCTCCCGGCTCAGCTGCACGACGGCGGTGCCCGGCGAGGTCGTGAGCCCGCCGGTGTCGACGGCGACCCGTGCGGCGCCGCCCGGCGCGACGTCCGCGGTGGCGGTCGCGGAGCCCCGGACGAGCGTCGCCGTCCACGCCGCGTCACCCCGGTTGGTCACGTCGGCGACGACGTGCGCCCGGTCCTCGAGGCACTGGGCCGTGAGCTTCACGTCGACGTCGGAGGCGGGCCAGCCCTCGGTGGCGCAGCTCTCGAACGCCACCCGGACGGTGCCGACGACGCGGCCGTCGGCCCGCACCTCGAGCGTCTCGGTGCCCCACGGCACGGCGACGGCGAGGACGCCGGTCTCGCCGGCGGGCACGGTCTGGGTCCGCTCGATGCCCAGGACCGTCACGGCGAACGTCGCCGGGAGGGTCGAGCGGCGGTTGTCGAGCGGGATCTCGAACCGGTGGTAGGACGCGTCGGCCGACGGGTCGAAGCGGCACTCGCCGCTCGGCTCCGCGCGGTCGCCGCCCAGGCGCGGGGCGACCGTCGCCTGCCCGTACGGGGCCGTCTTCGGCGCGGAAGGCGTCACGCCGTGCTCGGGCTGGTCGCCGTCGTGGTCGGTGACCCACCGGTAGAGCGTGAACGTGGCCTCGCCGTCGGGCACGCTGGTGCGGCCGGTGTCGGCGGTGAGCGTCGTCGTCTGGCCGGCGCCGAGACGCACAGGCGCGGCCGAGGCTCCGGCGACGATCATGCCGACCTGCATCGTCTCGTTCGTGAGGTTGGTGACGGTGCCCTCGACGCCCACGGTCCCGCCGACGTTGACGACCTTCGCCGTCGCCTCGATCTCCCACGCCGGGTCGTAGCAGTCGACCGCGCCGTGCCGGCCCGCGGGCACCTCGGTGCTGAACGTCGACCCGGCCACGCTGGCGGTGACGTGCCAGTGCGCGGGGCCGGCCGGGACGCGCAGCCCGTCGTGGACGTGCGCGCTCACGGATTGGCCGGGTGCGACGACGTGGTCCTGCGTCGACGTGCCTCCCGCGGCGAGCCGCACCGTCACGGGGCTCGACGACGTGTTGACGTACGTCGCGCGCACGACGGCGTCGGCCGTGTCGACGCCGCCCCGCGCGTCGCACGTCGCCTCGAGCGCGGCGGTCGCCGCGAGCGCCCGCTCCCACGGCACGCCGACCGTGACGGGGGCCGCGGCGGGCACGACGTGGTCGGAGCCCTCGAGCACGGGCTGGACGGACGCGCTCACGGTCCCGGCGGGCGTCGTGCCGTCCGCGACGACGCGCAGGCGCCCGGACCGGCTCTCGCCGGCGGCGAGCTCGGGCGCGAGCTCCCCGGGGCGGCACGTCCAGCGCTCGTCCCCGGCCTCGCACACGAGGTCGCCGTCGGACCCGACGACGGTGAGCCCGGCCGGCACCGCGACGTCGACCGACCAGCCGGTCGCGGCCGTGTCGCCGGTGTTCGTCACGTCGACGGGGATCCAGCCCTCGCCGGGGTTCTCGAGCACGGCGGGCGCGGCCGACGCGGCGGTGAGCTCCGCGCCGTAGCTGCTGACCGAGGTCGGGGGCAGGGCGATCGTCTCCGTCTCGAGGCCCTCGGCCCACACGTGCGCCCGGATCGGGTACTCGCCGCCGAGCCGCGCGACGACGGGGAACGCGACCGTGCGCTCCTCGCCGGGCTCGAGGGTCCCGACGGCGCACAGCACCTCGCGCTCCGCCGTCGCGACCGGGGTGCACGCGAGCATCTCGGCGCTCAGGTCACCTACGGGGACCGACGCGCCCTGCGGCGAGGTGACCGCGGCCGGGCGCAGGCCCTGCGGCAGCTCGAGGCGCACGTACGTCTCGCTCGCGACGCGGCCGCCGCCGTTCACGACCGTGACGCCGAGCGGCATCGGCACCCGCGGGGTGAGCACGACGCCCGGGTCGGCGGCGGCGAGCCGGAGGTCGGGCGGCGCCGAGATGTCGGCCGGCACCGTCGGGAGCAGGAGGTTGGAGGGCGACCCGGCGTCGTCGGTGCCGTCCGGCTCCTCCGGGACGCCGGTCGACGGCGCGCCCTGCGCGAGCGGCGCCTCGACGAGCTGCACGCCCGCGGCCGGCGCCTCGTACGGCGCGAGAGAGCTGAGCGCGGTCATGACGCCGACCGCGGCGACCGCCACGGCGCCCGCGGCGACCGCGACGCTCGCCCCGCCGGCCACGGCCGCACCGGCACCCGAGGCGCCTGCCGCACCCGCGGCCACGCCGGCCGCACCCGCCGCCGAGCCGGCGGCCGACCCTGCGGCCGACCCCGCCGCGGAGCTCGCGGCGAGCAGCGACTCGAGGCCCGCGACGCCCACGCCGGCCGTCGCCGTACCGGCGCCCGCAGCGCCCGCGCCGGCGCCCGCCGTCGCCGCCCCGGCGCCAGCACCCGCACCAGCGCCCACGAGCGCGCCCGTCGTCGCGGTGCCGAGCGGCAGCGACCCGAGCACGGCCAGGCCGGCGACACCGACCACGAGCGGCGCGACGATCGCGCGCATCCCGTGCGCGACGTCGGCCAGCTCGAGCACGAGCGTGCGGCACTCGCCGCAGCCGGCGAGGTGCTCGTCGACCTTGGCGACCTCGCGGCGCGCCAGGCCGCCGCGCACGTAGGCGCCGAGCAGCGGGTTGACGACGCGGCAGTGGTCGTCGGGCTCCTGCGTCAGGTGCTCCTGGAGGTAGCCGACGCGCAGGCCCTCGCGCGCCCGGTACGCCAGCGCGGAGACGCCGTTCGGCGTGAGCCCGAGGATGGGCGCGATCTCCGCGGGCGAGAGGTTCTCGACCTCCGTGTACCAAAGCACGGCCTGCCACCGCTCGGGCAGCGACCGGTACGCGCGCGCGACGACGGTGCGCTCGAAGCCGACGACCGCGGGGTCCTCGGGCGACTCGGTCGACCCGAGCGCGGACTCGAACGTGCCGTCGTCGTCGGTGGGGCGCGTGCGTCGGGCGCGCTTCGCGACGTCGCCCGCGAGCCGCCGCACGACGGTGAAGAGGTAGGCACGGAAGGTGAGATCGGGGCCGCCGCCGTGCTGCAGCACGCGCAGGACCCGGTCGAACGCCTCGGCGACGATGTCCTCGGCGTCGGCGCCAGTGCGGACGTACTCCCGGGCGAGCCGGCGGGCGGCCGCCGCGTGGCGCGCGTACAGCGTCCCGTACGCCTCCAGGTCGCCGCCGCGCACCTCGAGGATCAGCTCGGCATCACTGGGAGCCGAGTCCCCCGAACCTACGTAGACGTCAGTCACGACACCATGACTCTCTGCGGCGCGCCCGCCCTGTGCGAGACCGCACGGGACAGCGAAACTCTACGCGAAGATCACCCCTTCCGGCGGGGTGAATTCAGGGGAGATCGAGACCCGCCTCTCGCACGCAGGGCGGTCTCGCGTCATGATGGTCGTCCATGGAGGTCTCATCAGCATGAGCAACCTGCCGCTCGGCGGCCCGCCCCGGCAGTCCGACGTCCGGGAGCTGTGGCGCGCCACGAGCCTGGCGGAGGTCTGGCTGCGCCCCGGGGACTGGTACCACCCGGCGGTCGACGCGCTGGTCGAGGCCGTCGAGGAGGGGCGTTCGCCCGACGCCGCGGCGCAGCGGCTCGGGACGGTGCGCGGCGCGGCCGGCGTCGGGATCGGCGAGGCGCTCGACGACGTCACGTGCCTCTACCGCGCGACGGGACGGACCCTCGACGTCGAGGCGATGCGCGCGACGGCGATCGGCTGGGTGCACGGCAGGGAGAGCTTGCCGGAGCTGTCGAGCGTGCACGACCCGGCGACGGGGCTGCCCACGGGCCAGTACCTGGCGGAGCGCCTGCGCGAGACGTACGGCGTCGCCGCCCGCAGCGGCACCGACGTCACGACGACGCAGTGCCTGCTCGTCGTGGACGTCGCCGTCGACGGCCTCGACGCGTGGCAGCGCATGACGCGCTCGGCCGCCGTGGGCCGGACGCTCGACCAGGTCTTCGGCGAGGGCCACCCGATGGCGGCCGTGTCGGACGGCGTCTTCGCCGTCCTGTGCGAGCGGGGCGAGGCCATCACGCGCGTCGCGCGATCCGTGCGGCGCGTCGTCGAGCGCAACGCGGAGATCCTCGGGCTCGCGGAGTCGTTGAGGCGCCCCACCCGGGTGTGGGTGGAGCGCCTCCCCGCGACGCACGAGGGCGCGGTGCTGCTGCTGCGCCAGCTCGTGCGCTGAGAGCGCCGGGGCGCCCCGCCGGGCGCGCGGCGGTGCCCCGTTCAGCGGTGCGCCGTCAGCGCGGCGCGAAGGTCAGGCAGTCGGCGTGCCGGGGGTCGTCCGGGCCGGCGCCGACGCGGATCGACGGCGCCCCGCACTCGAGGTCGTGGTTGTGCATGCACTCGCCGCGCTGGCAGGCGCCGACGTGCGCGATGACCTTCTCGAGCCCGCCCTTGGTGCTCAGCGGGATGAACGTGGCGCACTCGGCGTCACCGGTGTGCCCGGCGACGGTGATCGCGGCCGCGTGACAGCCGTGGTGGTGGTTGTACCCGCAGCTCTCCACCGAGCACTCGGCGACCTCGGGCATGTCCATCAGCGTGCTCATGTGACTCTCCTCGCTGTCGGTCGCCGCGCGGGCGACGCGGTCGGAACGTCTCCGCACCTCGAGGATATGACCGGGAATGCCATTCTGCACAGCAGGGAAATGCATACTCGCAGCAAGTAAGGAATGCCTTGCCGAAGCGATCTCGATTAACGCAAGAATTGCTTTTCCGAAAGACGGCGCTCGGGCCCGTCGGCGGTCAGCCCCTGCGCTGGGGACGCCACAGCACGAGCGCGCCGCCGCGCGTCTGCCGCTCGACGCGCAGCTCGCTGCGTCGCACGCGGCGCCCGAGCGGGACCGCGACGACCTCGCCGCCCGTGCCGGCGGCGAAGACACGACCCTCGGCCTGGTCCCGCTCGGCCTGGATCCGCAGCAGCTCGGCCAGCTGGCGCTCGAGCACCGAGACGTGGTCCTCGAGGTCGAGGATGCGCTTGATGCCGGCGAGGTTGATGCCCTCGCCCTGGGTGAGCCGCTGCACCTCGAGCAGGCGCGCGACGTCGCGCCGCGAGTAGCGCCGTCCCCGGCCGGGCGTGCGGCGCGGCACGACGATGCCGAGGCGGTCGTACTGGCGCAGCGTCTGCG contains:
- a CDS encoding sigma-70 family RNA polymerase sigma factor, which translates into the protein MTDVYVGSGDSAPSDAELILEVRGGDLEAYGTLYARHAAAARRLAREYVRTGADAEDIVAEAFDRVLRVLQHGGGPDLTFRAYLFTVVRRLAGDVAKRARRTRPTDDDGTFESALGSTESPEDPAVVGFERTVVARAYRSLPERWQAVLWYTEVENLSPAEIAPILGLTPNGVSALAYRAREGLRVGYLQEHLTQEPDDHCRVVNPLLGAYVRGGLARREVAKVDEHLAGCGECRTLVLELADVAHGMRAIVAPLVVGVAGLAVLGSLPLGTATTGALVGAGAGAGAGAATAGAGAGAAGAGTATAGVGVAGLESLLAASSAAGSAAGSAAGSAAGAAGVAAGAAGASGAGAAVAGGASVAVAAGAVAVAAVGVMTALSSLAPYEAPAAGVQLVEAPLAQGAPSTGVPEEPDGTDDAGSPSNLLLPTVPADISAPPDLRLAAADPGVVLTPRVPMPLGVTVVNGGGRVASETYVRLELPQGLRPAAVTSPQGASVPVGDLSAEMLACTPVATAEREVLCAVGTLEPGEERTVAFPVVARLGGEYPIRAHVWAEGLETETIALPPTSVSSYGAELTAASAAPAVLENPGEGWIPVDVTNTGDTAATGWSVDVAVPAGLTVVGSDGDLVCEAGDERWTCRPGELAPELAAGESRSGRLRVVADGTTPAGTVSASVQPVLEGSDHVVPAAAPVTVGVPWERALAATAALEATCDARGGVDTADAVVRATYVNTSSSPVTVRLAAGGTSTQDHVVAPGQSVSAHVHDGLRVPAGPAHWHVTASVAGSTFSTEVPAGRHGAVDCYDPAWEIEATAKVVNVGGTVGVEGTVTNLTNETMQVGMIVAGASAAPVRLGAGQTTTLTADTGRTSVPDGEATFTLYRWVTDHDGDQPEHGVTPSAPKTAPYGQATVAPRLGGDRAEPSGECRFDPSADASYHRFEIPLDNRRSTLPATFAVTVLGIERTQTVPAGETGVLAVAVPWGTETLEVRADGRVVGTVRVAFESCATEGWPASDVDVKLTAQCLEDRAHVVADVTNRGDAAWTATLVRGSATATADVAPGGAARVAVDTGGLTTSPGTAVVQLSREHEGRTLTAERELRHGATSCVRTEPEARLAVGQVSVATGAGGNRTSTREVDLVLDNSRSNVAVEFAVVGPGVDRTVEVPAGQVRTVDAGAVQGRHGATFRATAAGRQQDLTVERFTGTGGWCAPPLRRGAGEPGEIASYRGDNYRFVASGASRSGSANPGSGSAAGKGQGAGSGKAQGRAAESPRASSTAAGTPRGHWERVSSCEHR
- a CDS encoding DUF1540 domain-containing protein gives rise to the protein MSTLMDMPEVAECSVESCGYNHHHGCHAAAITVAGHTGDAECATFIPLSTKGGLEKVIAHVGACQRGECMHNHDLECGAPSIRVGAGPDDPRHADCLTFAPR
- a CDS encoding nucleoside deaminase translates to MGIALHEATHALATGDVPVGALVVDDDGRLLGLGRNRREETGDPTAHAEVLALRQAAATRGEWRLEGCTLVVTLEPCVMCAGALVAARARRLVLGAWDPKAGATGSVWDLVRDQRANHEVEVVGGVREEECGAVLRDFFESRR
- a CDS encoding NAD-dependent protein deacetylase, with amino-acid sequence MVHHGTVDDAVRVLAGRTITALTGAGVSTDSGIPDYRGPDSPPRNPMTYEQFVSDEDFRRHYWARNHVGWQHVRRTHPNAGHRALARLEERGVVHGVITQNVDLLHEEAGSRNVIDLHGRYDRVVCLQCGRVISRAHLAERLDALNPGFLKSVLQGGTTVADVEIAPDADAVVEQTSHFRPAPCEFCGGVLKPEIVYFGENVPRERVERAYAMVDAADALLVAGSSLTVMSGLRFVRHAAKREKPIVIVNRGETRGDPLATVKVDAGVTETLTELVERL
- the upp gene encoding uracil phosphoribosyltransferase, with the translated sequence MRLHVADHPLVAHKLSVLRDETTPSATFRLLVDELVTLLAYEATRHVRVEPKEIRTPVTWTTGVTLSDPSPIVIPILRAGLGMLDGMTRLLPTAGVGFLGLQRDETTYEAVTYANRLPDDLTDRQVFLLDPMLATGGTLVAAIDYVLQRGARDVTCVCLLAAPEGLQVVQEAVGDRVDVQVVVAAVDERLNDKKYIVPGLGDAGDRLYGIV
- a CDS encoding NAD(P)/FAD-dependent oxidoreductase produces the protein MLDAVVVGSGPNGLAAAVTLARSGLGVTVLEAEDTVGGGARTLPLGLADGVVHDVCSAVHPMAWASPFFRAFDLPAHGVELLTPEVSYAQPLDGGRSAVAYRLLDATAERLGPDGAAWRALLGPLAREWEAVAAVALGDKRSVPPGLGRVGALAAVARYGLALLEQGTRAWGVRFDGDEAPALLTGVAAHTITRLPSLAGAGTALLLGALAHASPVSERQWAGAHQASDTKRVPGEVSERQWAGAHQLSDTGFDGGWPLPRGGSGAIVAALVADLEAHGGTVVTGHRVRSRADLPAARAYLFDTTPRTLVDVLGDDLTPALRSALTWFRHGDAAAKVDFVLSGPVPWADPEVGRAGTVHVGGTRADLARAESDVAAGRHPERPVCLVSDPTVVDPSREHGGLRPLWTYAHVPAGSDVDMTEAVTAQVERFAPGFRDVVVTSRCTPAARLAEHDANYVGGDIAAGAVSMWQMIARPTARPDPYAAGGGAYLCSSSTPPGPGVHGMGGWHAARRALRDVFGVRVTPL